One segment of Syngnathus typhle isolate RoL2023-S1 ecotype Sweden linkage group LG9, RoL_Styp_1.0, whole genome shotgun sequence DNA contains the following:
- the slc39a10 gene encoding zinc transporter ZIP10, whose protein sequence is MRVHVHTRFCFLCVLTFLYHQSSHCHGDDHRQQQHRAHRHANHAHNDLQISQDPYVRRASPTGASLEEEQRFYIRQLFRRYGQKDRLDFQGFQSLLVSLGLGQIKVVDVDHEDLGHDHVAHLDILDVQEGLHSHGEAHDHDRAHHHPATQRPHAEEGATRCGRPSTTPPGASSEHPQKHHHDHNHSPDHAHHADPSHGHPEDDGHRHSEHTRGGTDLPPSDPEHPSTDRTDLRTSPAPAEAKTKRPKKPGRVRGQRGQNKTLPSATGLSDHNHEHKNGVDHGHGHSHKEKREAPRGPDTATVPGGVLAGHPGGLAHKHEECLNLTQLLAYYGLSPDSLISPGQFTYLCPALLYQIDSRVCIRHYHQMDAEENVSSVWIWVWGFVSITIISLLSLLGVVLVPILNGSCFKFLLTFLVALAVGTLSGDALLHLLPHSRGQHDHSDPSHGDDLATDFDGVWKGLTALTGIYLLFIFEHCVGMFKHYKDQKAADKEGKIGRKLSDHQLNRRSDAEWVHLKTLGDEPDGSVVAFDDGRDPTAAESPGEVAPTADDGGGLSPANANGRKAKRRGHGHSHGGNCHSHQEMKDAGISSIAWMVIMGDGMHNLSDGLAIGAAFSANLTGGLSTSVAVFCHELPHELGDFAVLLKAGMSVKQAIVYNLLSALMAYVGMVIGAAVGQYTHNVTSWIFAVTAGMFLYVALVDMLPELLHGDSEEHKRCQLGHFILQNLGLLTGFAIMLLIAIFENRIVFHFDF, encoded by the exons ATGCGAGTCCACGTGCACACCAGATTTTGTTTCCTGTGCGTGCTCACCTTCCTCTACCATCAGTCCAGCCACTGTCACGGCGACGACCaccggcagcagcagcaccgcGCTCATCGCCACGCCAACCACGCCCACAATGACCTGCAGATTTCCCAGGACCCGTACGTAAGAAGAGCTTCTCCGACGGGAGCTTCGTTAGAGGAAGAGCAGCGTTTCTACATCCGCCAGTTGTTCCGGCGTTACGGCCAGAAGGACCGGCTGGATTTCCAAGGATTCCAGAGTCTGCTGGTTAGCTTGGGTCTAGGccaaatcaaagtggtggacgTGGACCACGAGGATCTCGGCCACGACCACGTGGCCCATCTAGACATTCTGGACGTGCAGGAGGGCCTCCACTCGCACGGCGAGGCTCACGACCATGACCGCGCGCATCACCATCCCGCCACCCAGCGGCCGCACGCGGAAGAGGGGGCCACACGGTGCGGCCGGCCCTCCACCACGCCTCCCGGCGCATCTTCGGAGCACCCCCAGAAACACCATCACGATCACAATCACAGCCCCGATCACGCGCACCACGCGGATCCGAGCCACGGTCATCCCGAAGATGACGGCCACCGACACTCGGAACACACTCGAGGCGGCACGGATTTGCCTCCGTCCGACCCGGAGCATCCGTCTACCGACCGAACGGATCTGCGGACCTCTCCCGCCCCCGCAGAGGCCAAGACCAAGAGGCCCAAAAAGCCGGGAAGGGTCCGAGGACAACGGGGTCAAAACAAAACCCTCCCGTCTGCCACGGGCCTCTCCGATCACAACCACGAGCACAAAAACGGAGTGGATCACGGTCACGGCCATTCTCATAAGGAGAAACGGGAAGCGCCCAGAGGGCCCGACACCGCCACGGTGCCGGGCGGCGTTCTGGCGGGACACCCCGGTGGCCTGGCTCACAAGCATGAGGAG TGTTTGAACCTGACCCAGCTCCTGGCCTACTACGGGCTGAGTCCCGACTCCCTCATCTCTCCGGGCCAGTTCACCTACCTGTGCCCCGCCCTGCTGTATCAGATCGACAGCCGCGTGTGCATCCGCCATTACCACCAGATGGACGCGGAAGAGAATGTCAGTTCCG tgtggattTGGGTGTGGGGCTTCGTGTCCATCACCATCATCAGCCTGCTGTCTCTGCTGGGAGTGGTTCTGGTGCCCATCCTCAACGGGTCCTGCTTCAAGTTCCTGCTCACCTTCCTGGTGGCGCTGGCCGTGGGCACCCTCAGCGGCGACGCTCTGCTTCACCTGCTCCCTCAC TCTCGAGGGCAGCACGACCACAGCGACCCCAGCCACGGCGACGATCTGGCCACCGACTTTGACGGCGTGTGGAAGGGTCTGACGGCCTTGACCGGCATCtacctcctcttcatcttcgaGCATTGCGTGGGCATGTTTAAGCACTACAAGGATCAAAAG GCCGCCGATAAAGAGGGCAAGATCGGCCGCAAGTTGTCCGACCACCAATTGAATCGGCGCTCGGATGCCGAATGGGTCCACCTGAAGACGCTCGGTGACG AGCCCGACGGCAGCGTCGTCGCCTTCGACGACGGGCGCGACCCGACGGCGGCCGAGTCCCCCGGCGAGGTGGCGCCGACGgccgacgacggcggcggcctGTCGCCCGCCAATGCCAACGGACGCAAGGCCAAGCGGCGCGGCCACGGTCACTCCCACGGCGGCAATTGCCACTCCCATCAGGAGATGAAGGACGCCGGCATCTCCAGCATCGCCTGGATGGTCATCATGGGCGACGGCATGCATAACCTCAGCGACGGGCTGGCCATAG GCGCGGCGTTCAGCGCCAACCTCACGGGAGGCCTCAGTACTTCGGTGGCTGTTTTCTGCCACGAACTACCTCACGAACTGG GCGACTTTGCGGTGCTGCTGAAAGCGGGCATGTCGGTGAAGCAGGCCATCGTCTACAACCTGCTGTCGGCCCTCATGGCCTACGTGGGCATGGTGATCGGCGCCGCCGTGGGCCAGTACACGCACAACGTCACCAGCTGGATCTTTGCCGTCACCGCCGGCATGTTCCTCTACGTGGCTCTGGTGGACatg CTTCCCGAGTTGCTCCACGGCGACAGCGAGGAGCACAAGCGCTGCCAGCTAGGACACTTTATCCTGCAGAACTTGGGCCTGCTGACCGGGTTCGCCATCATGCTGCTCATTGCCATCTTCGAGAACCGCATCGTCTtccactttgacttttga